The following proteins are encoded in a genomic region of Thermococcus henrietii:
- a CDS encoding hydrogenase maturation protease, which yields MERIGLSDVIGNARRVVLWGIGNEKRGDYGFGAYLAEALMIAIRNPNFLVLNCREVPESQAGVTVRFAPELLIIAVPLELGEEPGKLVVAEPWEAIEDIPEEFRPQLEVTLRHVSELLPDTKILLLGCQPGSEKTITPNIKECVENLALGISALYL from the coding sequence ATGGAAAGGATAGGGCTGAGTGACGTTATCGGGAACGCAAGGAGAGTAGTCCTGTGGGGAATAGGAAACGAAAAGCGGGGCGACTACGGCTTCGGGGCCTATCTTGCTGAGGCCCTTATGATAGCCATTAGAAACCCGAACTTCCTCGTCCTCAACTGCAGGGAGGTTCCGGAGAGCCAGGCCGGGGTCACGGTTAGATTTGCCCCTGAGCTTCTTATCATCGCAGTCCCCCTCGAGCTCGGTGAGGAACCAGGAAAGCTCGTCGTTGCCGAGCCCTGGGAGGCCATTGAAGACATTCCCGAGGAGTTCAGACCGCAACTTGAGGTCACCCTGAGGCACGTGAGCGAGCTCTTACCTGACACTAAAATATTGCTTCTCGGCTGCCAGCCAGGAAGTGAAAAAACAATAACACCCAATATTAAAGAGTGCGTTGAAAATCTGGCGCTTGGAATATCAGCTTTGTACCTTTAG
- the porD gene encoding pyruvate synthase subunit PorD: MAESPFKADIERVQKEYSEKMTPGAIAYIPGSSVINKTGSWRVFMPEFHRDKCVRCYLCYIYCPEPAIYLDEENYPVFDYDYCKGCGICANECPTDAIIMVRETK, translated from the coding sequence ATGGCTGAGAGCCCGTTTAAGGCCGACATAGAGAGGGTTCAGAAGGAGTATAGCGAAAAGATGACGCCGGGAGCGATTGCCTACATCCCGGGGAGTAGCGTAATCAACAAGACCGGTTCCTGGCGTGTCTTCATGCCCGAGTTCCACAGGGACAAGTGCGTTAGGTGCTACCTCTGCTACATCTACTGCCCGGAGCCGGCCATCTACCTCGACGAGGAGAACTACCCGGTCTTCGACTACGACTACTGTAAGGGTTGTGGAATCTGCGCGAACGAGTGCCCGACCGACGCGATAATAATGGTTAGGGAGACCAAGTGA
- the porB gene encoding pyruvate synthase subunit PorB, protein MAVRKPPITTREYWAPGHAACAGCGCATGMKLVTKAFSEAMEEKYGDPDAFAIAHATGCMEVVSAVFPYTAWKAPWVHVAFENAAAVASGVEAAWKKKGLKGKILAFGGDGGTADIGMQALSGMLERRHNVVYVMYDNEAYMNTGIQRSSSTPYGAWTTTSPPGKYSIGEDKPKKWVALIAAAHQIPYVATASIGNPFDLVRKVKKAAKVDGPAFIQMHCTCPTGWKSPLEKGVEIARLAIETGIWPLFEIENGDFHNIKIQSPGGGAKVKREGGRVVAIEFKKPIEEYLKLQGRFKHLFKQPEAIDVMREQIKAMWKVLGVEVTLPKPEE, encoded by the coding sequence ATGGCCGTTAGGAAGCCCCCGATTACAACTCGCGAGTACTGGGCACCGGGCCACGCCGCCTGTGCTGGCTGTGGCTGTGCAACCGGAATGAAGCTCGTTACCAAGGCCTTTAGCGAGGCCATGGAGGAGAAGTACGGCGACCCCGATGCCTTCGCCATCGCCCACGCAACGGGCTGTATGGAGGTTGTTAGCGCCGTCTTCCCGTACACCGCCTGGAAGGCCCCGTGGGTTCACGTGGCTTTTGAGAACGCCGCGGCAGTGGCGAGCGGTGTTGAGGCCGCTTGGAAGAAGAAGGGACTCAAGGGCAAGATTCTTGCATTTGGTGGAGATGGAGGAACCGCGGACATCGGTATGCAGGCCCTCAGTGGTATGCTTGAGAGGCGTCACAACGTCGTTTACGTCATGTACGACAACGAGGCTTACATGAACACCGGAATCCAGAGGAGCTCCTCAACCCCCTACGGAGCCTGGACGACCACCTCACCGCCCGGCAAGTACTCCATCGGTGAGGACAAGCCCAAGAAATGGGTCGCCCTTATAGCTGCAGCCCACCAGATACCCTACGTGGCAACCGCGAGCATAGGCAACCCCTTTGACCTGGTTAGAAAGGTGAAAAAGGCGGCAAAGGTTGATGGTCCGGCCTTCATTCAGATGCACTGTACCTGCCCTACCGGCTGGAAGAGCCCGCTCGAGAAGGGAGTTGAGATAGCGAGGCTCGCCATCGAGACAGGAATATGGCCACTCTTCGAGATTGAGAACGGCGACTTCCACAACATCAAGATACAGAGCCCCGGAGGAGGCGCGAAGGTCAAGCGCGAGGGAGGCAGAGTAGTTGCCATAGAGTTCAAGAAGCCCATCGAGGAGTACCTCAAGCTTCAGGGCAGGTTCAAGCACCTCTTCAAGCAGCCGGAGGCCATCGACGTTATGCGTGAGCAGATAAAGGCCATGTGGAAGGTCCTCGGCGTCGAGGTCACCCTCCCGAAGCCGGAGGAGTGA
- the porA gene encoding pyruvate synthase subunit PorA: MPIRTVMKANEAAAWAAKLAKPKVIAAFPITPSTLIPEKISEFVANGELDAEFIKVESEHSAISACVGASAAGVRTFTATASQGLALMHEILFIAAGMRLPIVMAIGNRSLSAPINIWNDWQDSISERDTGWLQFYAENNQEALDLILIAFKVAEDERVLLPAMVGFDAFILTHTVEPVEIPDQELVDEFLGEYEPKHAYLDPKRPITQGTLAFPAHYMEARYKVWEANENARKVIDEVFEEFEKKFGRKYQKIEEYRTDDAEIIFVTMGSLAGTVKEYVDHLREKGIKAGAAKMTVYRPFPIEEVRELAKKAKVLALLEKNVTFSVGGALFQDFSRTLVNEKEKPVIVDFILGLGGRDVTFKDLDEALAIAQKALNGEEFDEVNWIGLRKEIL, from the coding sequence ATGCCGATTAGGACGGTTATGAAAGCCAACGAGGCGGCCGCCTGGGCCGCGAAGCTTGCCAAGCCGAAGGTCATAGCGGCCTTCCCGATTACGCCGTCGACCCTCATTCCGGAGAAAATCAGCGAGTTCGTCGCCAACGGCGAGCTCGATGCGGAGTTCATCAAGGTCGAGAGCGAGCACTCGGCCATTTCAGCCTGTGTCGGTGCCTCAGCGGCGGGCGTTAGGACCTTCACCGCGACCGCTTCTCAGGGTCTCGCTTTGATGCACGAGATACTCTTCATCGCCGCTGGAATGCGCCTTCCGATAGTTATGGCCATTGGAAACCGCTCTCTGAGCGCACCGATTAACATCTGGAACGACTGGCAGGACAGCATAAGCGAGCGCGACACCGGCTGGCTCCAGTTCTACGCCGAGAACAACCAGGAGGCCCTCGATTTAATCCTGATAGCCTTCAAGGTCGCCGAGGACGAGAGGGTCCTTCTCCCGGCGATGGTCGGCTTCGACGCGTTCATCCTCACCCACACCGTCGAGCCCGTTGAGATACCTGACCAGGAGCTCGTTGACGAGTTCCTCGGCGAGTACGAGCCGAAGCACGCTTACCTTGACCCGAAGAGGCCGATAACCCAGGGTACCCTTGCCTTCCCCGCCCACTACATGGAGGCCAGATACAAGGTCTGGGAGGCCAACGAGAACGCGAGGAAGGTCATCGACGAGGTCTTCGAGGAGTTCGAGAAGAAGTTCGGCAGGAAGTACCAGAAGATTGAGGAGTACCGCACAGATGACGCCGAGATAATCTTCGTCACCATGGGTTCACTCGCCGGAACCGTCAAGGAATACGTCGACCACCTCCGCGAGAAGGGCATAAAGGCCGGAGCCGCGAAGATGACCGTTTACAGGCCGTTCCCGATTGAAGAGGTTCGCGAGCTGGCCAAGAAGGCTAAGGTTCTCGCTCTCCTTGAGAAGAACGTCACCTTCAGCGTCGGCGGAGCCCTCTTCCAGGACTTCAGCAGGACCCTCGTGAACGAGAAGGAGAAGCCGGTCATAGTGGACTTCATCCTCGGACTCGGTGGCAGGGACGTCACCTTCAAGGACCTTGACGAGGCCCTCGCGATTGCGCAGAAGGCCCTCAACGGAGAGGAGTTTGACGAGGTCAACTGGATAGGCCTTAGGAAGGAGATTCTGTGA
- a CDS encoding TATA-box-binding protein, which yields MTLEIENIVASIDLHGPIDMNLVVKNLAPIKYNPRTFPGAAYRMQSPEVTFLIFYSGRLVCTGARDVKTIETAVLYLRHMLESLGMKFEGSPSIKIENIVAAGDIGLGNVELEEIALTLPNVEYEPEIFPGVVYRVRDSSMTILIFNSGKIVVSGAKTEEDIKKAVDRLKNDLERYGLISS from the coding sequence ATGACACTCGAAATTGAGAATATCGTGGCATCGATTGACCTGCATGGCCCCATAGATATGAACCTCGTGGTAAAAAATCTCGCTCCAATTAAGTATAACCCCAGAACTTTTCCGGGAGCCGCTTACAGAATGCAATCACCGGAGGTTACTTTTTTGATATTCTACTCCGGACGCTTGGTATGCACCGGAGCCAGAGACGTTAAAACGATAGAAACCGCAGTCCTGTATCTCAGGCATATGCTTGAATCTCTGGGAATGAAGTTTGAAGGAAGTCCATCTATTAAAATTGAGAACATTGTGGCCGCGGGTGATATAGGTCTTGGAAACGTCGAGCTTGAGGAAATCGCACTAACCCTTCCAAACGTTGAGTACGAGCCTGAGATATTCCCCGGTGTTGTTTACAGGGTGAGAGATTCTTCAATGACTATCCTTATATTCAACAGTGGAAAAATTGTCGTTTCTGGGGCAAAGACGGAGGAAGATATCAAAAAAGCAGTTGACCGCTTAAAAAATGACTTGGAGCGATACGGCTTAATCTCCAGCTAA